From the genome of Excalfactoria chinensis isolate bCotChi1 chromosome 14, bCotChi1.hap2, whole genome shotgun sequence, one region includes:
- the CCDC78 gene encoding coiled-coil domain-containing protein 78 isoform X2: MDFGSAADKENVNALTEQAQHLANKNVQLQDRNERFYAGFGDVQERMGRLAGSKPDLSPRMIFSEEEKLKISKELVDLQIETNKMKEQYETEKFELKNMILALENRVLELELSSEKVSVERDALRDRLQALETSRKELADEYIILKSNYLALGKELDQEVLKNEELSLELLSLTNARSTESNQQHSHASATESAAEPDRVRVMVHRPPAQKVKPEDVAAPEHEWQNPGRNLLGNQDHIKEEIEKLKQTYDSQQQKLEEKVIAMGKELQEAKKAARDPQQKLAEQSAVLLASQSQLQEVEAENSRLQLRLKELSEEYRCRLTQYIRDVAEYVDSKPSTRTGPSKAPAEHADMKRLVDNMLKDIKASYKAREEQLAGAARSYKKRMKNLAKKHENLLIAYRKRDEEGWAEVRKQLQEFTHTTQEDLEKERSQLLTRAIVAEEQVLELQDYIEKHLARYRQEVLWVRKLAGGEEPRARSAGAADAHSLPRSRKAISREL; the protein is encoded by the exons ATGGATTTTGGAAGTGCTGCAGATAAGGAGAACGTAAATGCTCTGACGGAGCAAGCACAGCATCTTGCTAACAAAAAT GTGCAGCTGCAGGATAGGAATGAGAGGTTCTATGCGGGGTTTGGAGACGTGCAGGAGAGGATGGGGAGGCTGGCTGGCTCCAAACCAGATTTGTCACCCAGAATGATCTTCagtgaagaggaaaaactgaag ATTTCCAAAGAACTTGTTGACCTCCAAATTGagacaaacaaaatgaaggagCAGTACGAAACGGAGAAATTTGAACTGAAAAACATG ATCCTGGCCCTGGAGAACCgtgtgctggagctggagctcagcagcGAGAAAGTCAGCGTGGAGCGGGATGCCTTACGGGACCGCCTGCAAGCTCTGGAGAccagcaggaaggagctggCGGATGAATATatcattttgaaaagcaattaCCTGGCACTAGGCAAAGAACTCGACCAGGAG GTCTTAAAGAATGAAGAGCTCAGCCTagagctgctcagcctgacCAATGCCAGGAGCACAGAAAGCAACCAGCAGCACTCCCATGCCTCTGCCACCGAGTCCGCTGCTGAGCCAGACAGAGTGCGAGTAATGGTGCATCGTCCCCCTGCTCAGAAGGTGAAG CCAGAAGACGTGGCTGCCCCTGAACATGAGTGGCAAAACCCGGGAAGAAAT TTGCTTGGAAACCAGGATCACATAAAAGAGGAGattgaaaaactgaagcaaaccTACGATTcgcagcagcagaagctggaagAGAAAGT GATCGCAATGGGGAAAGAGCTGCAGGAGGCGAAGAAAGCAGCCCGTGACCCGCAGCAGAAACTGGCAGAGCAGTCAGCA gtgctgctggcctctcagagCCAACTCCAGGAGGTGGAGGCAGAGAACTCCCGGCTGCAGCTGCGGCTAAAGGAGCTGAGCGAGGAGTACCGATGCCGGCTCACGCAGTACATCAGAGACGTGGCG GAGTACGTGGACAGCAAACCCAGCACCCGAACCGGGCCTAGCAAGGCTCCAGCTGAGCATGCAGACATGAAGCGCCTTGTGGACAACATGCTGAAGGACATCAAAGCTTCCTACAAGGCTCGGGAGGAGCAGCTGGCTGGAGCAGCACGCAGCTACAAGAAACGCATGAAAAACTTGGCCAAGAAGCATGAGAACCTGCTGATTGCATATAG GAAGCGGGATGAAGAGGGCTGGGCAGAGGTCAGGAAGCAGCTCCAGGAGTTCACACACACCACCCAG GAGGAtctggagaaggagaggagTCAGCTGCTGACACGGGCAATTGTGGCAGAGGAACAGGTGTTGGAGCTGCAGGATTATATAGAGAAGCACCTAGCAAG GTACAGGCAGGAGGTGCTGTGGGTGAGGAAGCTCGCTGGTGGTGAGGAACCACGTGCAcgcagtgctggggcagctgaTGCTCACTCACTGCCCAGATCCAGGAAGGCCATCAGCCGTGAGCTCTAA
- the CCDC78 gene encoding coiled-coil domain-containing protein 78 isoform X1, producing MDFGSAADKENVNALTEQAQHLANKNVQLQDRNERFYAGFGDVQERMGRLAGSKPDLSPRMIFSEEEKLKISKELVDLQIETNKMKEQYETEKFELKNMILALENRVLELELSSEKVSVERDALRDRLQALETSRKELADEYIILKSNYLALGKELDQEVLKNEELSLELLSLTNARSTESNQQHSHASATESAAEPDRVRVMVHRPPAQKVKPEDVAAPEHEWQNPGRNLLGNQDHIKEEIEKLKQTYDSQQQKLEEKVIAMGKELQEAKKAARDPQQKLAEQSAVLLASQSQLQEVEAENSRLQLRLKELSEEYRCRLTQYIRDVAEYVDSKPSTRTGPSKAPAEHADMKRLVDNMLKDIKASYKAREEQLAGAARSYKKRMKNLAKKHENLLIAYSVQREKIRSLGSSEMDSGPAELHFAITDPELLTNATQELNRLRENKAKLELQLHELQKKRLKETSGFQLSPDQKRDEEGWAEVRKQLQEFTHTTQEDLEKERSQLLTRAIVAEEQVLELQDYIEKHLARYRQEVLWVRKLAGGEEPRARSAGAADAHSLPRSRKAISREL from the exons ATGGATTTTGGAAGTGCTGCAGATAAGGAGAACGTAAATGCTCTGACGGAGCAAGCACAGCATCTTGCTAACAAAAAT GTGCAGCTGCAGGATAGGAATGAGAGGTTCTATGCGGGGTTTGGAGACGTGCAGGAGAGGATGGGGAGGCTGGCTGGCTCCAAACCAGATTTGTCACCCAGAATGATCTTCagtgaagaggaaaaactgaag ATTTCCAAAGAACTTGTTGACCTCCAAATTGagacaaacaaaatgaaggagCAGTACGAAACGGAGAAATTTGAACTGAAAAACATG ATCCTGGCCCTGGAGAACCgtgtgctggagctggagctcagcagcGAGAAAGTCAGCGTGGAGCGGGATGCCTTACGGGACCGCCTGCAAGCTCTGGAGAccagcaggaaggagctggCGGATGAATATatcattttgaaaagcaattaCCTGGCACTAGGCAAAGAACTCGACCAGGAG GTCTTAAAGAATGAAGAGCTCAGCCTagagctgctcagcctgacCAATGCCAGGAGCACAGAAAGCAACCAGCAGCACTCCCATGCCTCTGCCACCGAGTCCGCTGCTGAGCCAGACAGAGTGCGAGTAATGGTGCATCGTCCCCCTGCTCAGAAGGTGAAG CCAGAAGACGTGGCTGCCCCTGAACATGAGTGGCAAAACCCGGGAAGAAAT TTGCTTGGAAACCAGGATCACATAAAAGAGGAGattgaaaaactgaagcaaaccTACGATTcgcagcagcagaagctggaagAGAAAGT GATCGCAATGGGGAAAGAGCTGCAGGAGGCGAAGAAAGCAGCCCGTGACCCGCAGCAGAAACTGGCAGAGCAGTCAGCA gtgctgctggcctctcagagCCAACTCCAGGAGGTGGAGGCAGAGAACTCCCGGCTGCAGCTGCGGCTAAAGGAGCTGAGCGAGGAGTACCGATGCCGGCTCACGCAGTACATCAGAGACGTGGCG GAGTACGTGGACAGCAAACCCAGCACCCGAACCGGGCCTAGCAAGGCTCCAGCTGAGCATGCAGACATGAAGCGCCTTGTGGACAACATGCTGAAGGACATCAAAGCTTCCTACAAGGCTCGGGAGGAGCAGCTGGCTGGAGCAGCACGCAGCTACAAGAAACGCATGAAAAACTTGGCCAAGAAGCATGAGAACCTGCTGATTGCATATAG TGTGCAGCGAGAGAAGATccgctccctgggcagcagtgagATGGATTCTGGCCCTGCTGAGCTCCACTTTGCCATCACAGACCCAGAGCTGCTGACAAACGCAACCCAGGAGCTAAACAGGCTGCGAGAGAACAAAGCTAAACTGGAGCTTCAATTACACGAACTGCAGAAG aaaagactgaaagaaaccTCAGGTTTTCAGCTGTCTCCTGACCA GAAGCGGGATGAAGAGGGCTGGGCAGAGGTCAGGAAGCAGCTCCAGGAGTTCACACACACCACCCAG GAGGAtctggagaaggagaggagTCAGCTGCTGACACGGGCAATTGTGGCAGAGGAACAGGTGTTGGAGCTGCAGGATTATATAGAGAAGCACCTAGCAAG GTACAGGCAGGAGGTGCTGTGGGTGAGGAAGCTCGCTGGTGGTGAGGAACCACGTGCAcgcagtgctggggcagctgaTGCTCACTCACTGCCCAGATCCAGGAAGGCCATCAGCCGTGAGCTCTAA